The genomic DNA CGCAACATGCGGAACGCGGCAGAGGCCCCCCAGCCTGCGGCGATGGCGATGGCCAGCGACATCAACCCGTAGAGCATCGACTGCTCGCGTGACAATGCGAACAGCCATCGCTCCATCCCGACCTTGCGCACGTCGATCACCGTTTCATACTGTGACACGACCTGCCCCGCACGGGTTAGGAATATCCTGGTGGTGTAGTCGCCTTCGGTCAGGTTCGCAGGCAACTTTACCGACGTCTGAAAGAGCGTGTCTTCTCGCAACTCCACTGCTCCTTCGTTGACCTTGTACGCGTTCTGCGCCTTGCGAATACGGATGACCGCATCCGTAAAACTTTGCGCATCCTTGACGTTGCTGGGCGCGCCCACTGACCGGATCGCGCGCGGGATCGAAATCCGGTGGCGCAGATCCTCGACATTCGACAATACATCCGACCATGGGCCACTTGTCGCCACCGCGTAAAAGCTGGGTGCCGCGTCCACTTCTACCGCATCAACATTGACCCAGATGCCAAACCGCCGTTCCTTGCGCCGCACGTTTAGTGACTGGGATGGGCCTGCAATGGTAACCACGACACCCAAATTGCCCTCTGGCATTGCACTCTCGCGCCGGATCGCGCCAAAGAGCAGAATCTCGGACCCATCAAACGTAGTGTTGATCTCGACCTGGTTCTTGCTGAGGCCCAACACGACATCCTCTGCCGCCTTGGCCGGCAACGTGACAAGCGTCAGTAGTATGAGTGCAATCCTGAACATCAGTGTCCCACCGCGGCGCCGATTGAATACAGCTCAGCAGGCTCGATCAGCAGATCCAGCCCCAGCTTGGCGCAGACCACCAGCACCATGATCGCCAGCAGAATACGCAACTGTTCCGCTTTCATCCGTGTGCCGATCACAGTGCCGATTTGTGCCCCGATGACCCCCCCGACCAGCAGCAGAACCGCAAGAACCACATCAACGGTATAGTTGGTAGTGGCGTGCAGCATCGTGGTAAACGCAGTGACAAAGATGATCTGAAACAGCGACGTACCGACAACGACCTTAGTCGGCATGCCCAACAGATAGATCATTGCAGGCACCATGATGAACCCGCCGCCAACACCCATGATCGCCGCCAGAACCCCCACGGCAACCCCAACCAAAAGCGGCGGTATGACGCTGATATACAGGCCCGACGTCCGAAACCGCATTTTGAAGGGTAGCTTGTGAATCCAGCTGTGCTTCTTGCGCTTGGCCGGTGGACCACCTGCGCGGGATTTCCGGATCGCGCGTAGGCTTTCGATGAACATCATGCCGCCGATGATCCCAAGGAACACCACATAGCAAAGCTTGACCAGCAGATCGACCTGACCCTGGGCCTTGAGGTAGTTAAAGACGACGACACCCAATGCAGCACCGGCCAGACCGCCGATCAGCAGCACCGTGCCCATCCTCAGATCGACAGTTCTACGCCGGAAATGCGCCAGCACACCAGAAAAGGACGAGGCGACAATCTGGTTTGCCTCGGTGGCGACGGCAACGGCAGGGGGAATTCCGATGAAAAACAGCAGCGGTGTCATTAGGAACCCGCCACCAACGCCGAACATCCCCGACAATACACCAACCATGCCACCAAGCCCGAGAAGCAGGAAAGCATTGACCGATACTTCGGCGATGGGCAGGTAGATATACATAATATCTGTTAGCGCCATGCCCCGCGCCTTGGCAAGCGTGCCGGGTCGCTCAAACCCGGTGGATGTATCACTTTTTTCGCTTTGGACTTATGACCGGGCCAATTTGGGCATATGAACGTGCGTGTCAGCGTTCTTTGACATATGGCTCGCCACCGGCACGCGGCGGGATCGCCTTGCCAACAAAACCAGCAAGGATCACAACCGTCAGGATGTAGGGCAACGCGTCCATGAATTGTACCGGGATCACTAGCCCTCCGATATCAATGTTCTGATAGCGCAGTGCAATGGCTTGCAAGAAGCCGAACAGTAGCGTCGCATAGAGCGCATACCACGGTCGCCACTTGGCAAAGATCAACGCGGCGAGTGCAATATAGCCACGCCCGGCGGTCATGTCCTTAACGAACCCGGCCTGTAACGCAGTCGCCAGATAGGCACCGGCAATCCCGCACAGCACTGCGCAGATGGTAACGGCGGCATAGCGGATGCCGATTACCGACACCCCTGCGGTATCCACCGCCGCCGGATTTTCACCCACCGCGCGCAAACGCAGTCCAAATCGTGTCCGAAACAGCACCCACCACGTAAGCGGGACGCAAAGGAACGCAATATAGACCGGCAGCGTATGCCCCGAAATCAGCCCGTGATAAATTGGCCCGAGGATCGGCACGTCTTGCAATGTGTCGGCCAGTGGTAATGTGATCGGCGAAAACCGCGCTTCGACAGGGAGCGACCGTGTCCGCCCACCCTCGGCAAACCAATCCTGCGCGATCAAAACTGTAAGGCCCGCCGCAAGGAAGTTGATCGCCACGCCGGAAATCAGTTGATTTCCGCGAAACGTGATCGACGCCAGCCCATGCAGCAATCCCAGTGCGATTGAGGACGCGATGCCAGACAATAGGCCCAGCCAGACTGACCCAGTCTCCACTGCAACGGCCGCACTAAAGAACGCGGCGATCAGCATCTTGCCCTCGAGCCCGATATCGAAAATCCCCGCGCGTTCACTGAACAGCCCGGCGAGACATGCCAGCAACAGTGGCGTAGCAAGGCGGATCGTGCTGTCGAGTACTTGGAGAACAGTAAGAAAATCCAATCTCAGCCCTCCGACGTGGCCAGCTTGAACGCGGCAAAGGTAAAGAAGCTGCCCAGCGTCAGTTCTACCCATCGACGCGCGCGCGTATAGACCCTCCGAACGGGTGCAGCAGACAGGGCCAGCGCCCATGCGCCGTGACAACTGAACGAGATCAGGAACGCCCCCACCACAAAGAGCGACACGATCCCGATTCCGCCACCTGCGGTCGCGCCGATCGATGCGATCGCGAGCCAGAAAACGATGGCCTTCGGGTTCGTGACCTGTAGCAAGAACCCGGCGACGAAGTGCCGCCACGGCGAACGCGGCACCGCCCCAGCGGCGCGCAATGCGGGCGGGTGCAGCGCCTTGCGGAACGCACCATAGGCAAGCCACAGAAGGTAGGCGGCACCGATCAGCTTCAGCCCCGTCATGGCCCATGCCGCCTGCGACAGGATCAGGCCAACGCCCAACAAGGTCAGGATGTTGATCACCACGCTGCCCATTGCAATCCCCAGAGTTGCGACCATGGCTGGTGCGCGCCCCTGATCCGTCGCGATCCCGATCAACATCGCCACCGATGGGCCGGGTGACGCCGCTCCGATCAGTAAAATCGCATAGGCAGCGATGAAACCGGGCAGGAAAGGCGCGAGGTCAATCATGTATTTCGTCCTTTTCTGATTGCCAGAAACACCCGCTCAATGGGAATGCGAACCATGTTGTCCAACGCGCCGGTAAAGAGGATCACCAGCGCCTGAATGACCACAATCAGTTCGCGTGGGATCGACGTCCATAGCGCCAGTTCACCGCCGCCCTGATACAGAAACCCGAACAGCAGGGCCGCCAGCAAAACCCCAAAGGGATGATTGCGCCCCATCAGCGCCACCGCAATCCCGATGAAACCTGCGCCCTCAACCGCATCCATGACCAGCCGCTCTGCTTCGCCCATGACATTATTGATCGCCATGCAGCCCGCCAAAGCACCCGAGATCATCATCGCAATCACGGTGATACGCACTGGGTTGATGCCAGCGTATTTCGCACCCGTTTCGGAATGGCCCAGCGCGCGTATCTCGTACCCCAGCCGCGTGCGCCAGATCAGCAGCCACACTAGGAAGCAGGCCGCCAACGCAATCAGCAGGCTGACATTGGCTGGGGCCGCCTTGGAAAACGAAATGCCCAAAGGGGCCAGCAGATCATGCAATGTGGGCAAATGGGTCGGCTCGGGGAATTTGGCAGTGGCCGGGTCCATCGCAGTGGGCGGGCGCAACACGTTGACCAACACATAGTTCAGCAAAGCGGCAGCGATAAAGTTGAACATGATCGTGGTTATCACGATATGGCTGCCGCGCTTGGCCTGCAAATAGGCTGGTATCAGCGCCCAGAGCGCACCGAATGCGGCGGATGCCACGATAGCAACGGCCAGTGCGATCGTCCAATGCGGCAAGGGCAGATAGAGACACGCCAGAGCCACACCAAGCCCGCCCAACATTGCTTGACCTTCGCCCCCGATGTTGAACAGGCGTGCGTGAAACGCGACAGCCACAGCAAGACCGGTAAAGAGGAAGTTGGTTGCGTAATAGAGCGTATAACCCCACGCGTATGTGGAGCCCAGCGCGCCTGACACCATCAGCCTGACCGCTGCAACCGGGTCTTCGCCGATGGCGAGGATAACCAACGCCGACAGGATCGCGGCCAGCAGAAGGCTGACCAACGGCACGAGGATCACATCAGCCCAGCCCGGCATCCTATCCATGCGCGACCTCCCGTGTGTCATCGTCGCTGATCCCCGCCATCAGCAGCCCCAGTTCGGTTTCGTCCGTTTCGCCCGGCAGGCGCTCCCCCATGATGCGCCCGTCGAACATCACGGCGATCCGATCCGACAGCGACATGATCTCGTCCAGTTCAACACTGACCAACAAGATCGCCTTGCCAGCATCGCGCAGGGCGATGATCTGCTGATGGATAAATTCGATTGCGCCGATGTCGACACCGCGTGTGGGCTGTCCGATCAACAACAGATCCGGTTCCTGCTCAATCTCACGTGCCAGTACGATCTTTTGCTGGTTGCCACCGCTGAAATTCTTTGCCG from Roseovarius pelagicus includes the following:
- a CDS encoding TIGR02186 family protein, which gives rise to MFRIALILLTLVTLPAKAAEDVVLGLSKNQVEINTTFDGSEILLFGAIRRESAMPEGNLGVVVTIAGPSQSLNVRRKERRFGIWVNVDAVEVDAAPSFYAVATSGPWSDVLSNVEDLRHRISIPRAIRSVGAPSNVKDAQSFTDAVIRIRKAQNAYKVNEGAVELREDTLFQTSVKLPANLTEGDYTTRIFLTRAGQVVSQYETVIDVRKVGMERWLFALSREQSMLYGLMSLAIAIAAGWGASAAFRMLRQG
- a CDS encoding sulfite exporter TauE/SafE family protein; the protein is MYIYLPIAEVSVNAFLLLGLGGMVGVLSGMFGVGGGFLMTPLLFFIGIPPAVAVATEANQIVASSFSGVLAHFRRRTVDLRMGTVLLIGGLAGAALGVVVFNYLKAQGQVDLLVKLCYVVFLGIIGGMMFIESLRAIRKSRAGGPPAKRKKHSWIHKLPFKMRFRTSGLYISVIPPLLVGVAVGVLAAIMGVGGGFIMVPAMIYLLGMPTKVVVGTSLFQIIFVTAFTTMLHATTNYTVDVVLAVLLLVGGVIGAQIGTVIGTRMKAEQLRILLAIMVLVVCAKLGLDLLIEPAELYSIGAAVGH
- a CDS encoding ABC transporter permease; translation: MDFLTVLQVLDSTIRLATPLLLACLAGLFSERAGIFDIGLEGKMLIAAFFSAAVAVETGSVWLGLLSGIASSIALGLLHGLASITFRGNQLISGVAINFLAAGLTVLIAQDWFAEGGRTRSLPVEARFSPITLPLADTLQDVPILGPIYHGLISGHTLPVYIAFLCVPLTWWVLFRTRFGLRLRAVGENPAAVDTAGVSVIGIRYAAVTICAVLCGIAGAYLATALQAGFVKDMTAGRGYIALAALIFAKWRPWYALYATLLFGFLQAIALRYQNIDIGGLVIPVQFMDALPYILTVVILAGFVGKAIPPRAGGEPYVKER
- a CDS encoding LysE family translocator, producing the protein MIDLAPFLPGFIAAYAILLIGAASPGPSVAMLIGIATDQGRAPAMVATLGIAMGSVVINILTLLGVGLILSQAAWAMTGLKLIGAAYLLWLAYGAFRKALHPPALRAAGAVPRSPWRHFVAGFLLQVTNPKAIVFWLAIASIGATAGGGIGIVSLFVVGAFLISFSCHGAWALALSAAPVRRVYTRARRWVELTLGSFFTFAAFKLATSEG
- a CDS encoding ABC transporter permease translates to MDRMPGWADVILVPLVSLLLAAILSALVILAIGEDPVAAVRLMVSGALGSTYAWGYTLYYATNFLFTGLAVAVAFHARLFNIGGEGQAMLGGLGVALACLYLPLPHWTIALAVAIVASAAFGALWALIPAYLQAKRGSHIVITTIMFNFIAAALLNYVLVNVLRPPTAMDPATAKFPEPTHLPTLHDLLAPLGISFSKAAPANVSLLIALAACFLVWLLIWRTRLGYEIRALGHSETGAKYAGINPVRITVIAMMISGALAGCMAINNVMGEAERLVMDAVEGAGFIGIAVALMGRNHPFGVLLAALLFGFLYQGGGELALWTSIPRELIVVIQALVILFTGALDNMVRIPIERVFLAIRKGRNT